In Escherichia ruysiae, a genomic segment contains:
- the araE gene encoding arabinose-proton symporter AraE: MVTINTESALTPRPLRDTRRMNMFVSVAAAVAGLLFGLDIGVIAGALPFITDHFVLTSRLQEWVVSSMMLGAAIGALFNGWLSFRLGRKYSLMAGAVLFVLGSIGSAFATSVEMLIAARVVLGIAVGIASYTAPLYLSEMASENVRGKMISMYQLMVTLGIVLAFLSDTAFSYSGNWRAMLGVLALPAVLLIILVVFLPNSPRWLAEKGRHIEAEEVLRMLRDTSEKAREELNEIRESLKLKQGGWALFKINRNVRRAVFLGMLLQAMQQFTGMNIIMYYAPRIFKMAGFTTTEQQMIATLVVGLTFMFATFIAVFTVDKAGRKPALKIGFSVMALGTLVLGYCLMQFDNGTASSGLSWLSVGMTMMCIAGYAMSAAPVVWILCSEIQPLKCRDFGITCSTTMNWVSNMIIGATFLTLLDSIGAAGTFWLYTALNIAFVGITFWLIPETKNVTLEHIERRLMAGEKLRNIGV; the protein is encoded by the coding sequence ATGGTTACTATCAATACGGAATCTGCTTTAACGCCGCGCCCTCTGCGTGATACGCGGCGTATGAATATGTTTGTTTCGGTAGCTGCTGCGGTCGCGGGATTGTTATTCGGTCTTGATATCGGGGTTATCGCAGGTGCATTACCGTTTATCACCGATCACTTTGTGCTGACCAGTCGTTTGCAGGAATGGGTGGTCAGTAGCATGATGCTTGGCGCAGCAATCGGTGCGCTGTTTAACGGCTGGCTGTCGTTCCGTTTGGGACGTAAATACAGCCTGATGGCTGGTGCTGTGCTGTTCGTATTGGGCTCAATAGGATCAGCGTTTGCCACCAGTGTCGAAATGTTAATCGCGGCCCGTGTGGTTCTGGGGATTGCGGTGGGGATTGCCTCTTACACTGCGCCACTGTATCTCTCTGAAATGGCGAGTGAAAACGTGCGTGGCAAGATGATCAGTATGTACCAGTTAATGGTCACGCTTGGCATCGTTCTGGCGTTTTTATCCGACACGGCATTCAGCTATAGCGGTAACTGGCGTGCGATGTTAGGTGTTCTTGCCTTACCGGCAGTTCTGTTGATTATTCTGGTGGTATTTCTGCCGAATAGCCCGCGCTGGCTGGCGGAAAAGGGGCGTCATATTGAGGCGGAAGAAGTGCTGCGTATGCTGCGCGATACGTCGGAAAAAGCGCGAGAAGAACTCAATGAAATTCGTGAAAGCCTGAAATTAAAACAGGGCGGTTGGGCGCTGTTTAAGATCAACCGTAATGTCCGTCGAGCAGTGTTCCTCGGTATGTTGTTGCAGGCGATGCAGCAGTTTACTGGTATGAACATCATCATGTACTACGCGCCGCGCATCTTCAAAATGGCGGGCTTTACGACCACAGAGCAACAGATGATAGCGACTCTGGTGGTGGGGCTGACATTTATGTTCGCCACCTTTATTGCTGTCTTTACGGTAGATAAAGCGGGGCGTAAACCGGCACTGAAAATTGGTTTTAGCGTGATGGCGCTGGGCACGTTGGTGTTGGGCTATTGCCTGATGCAGTTTGATAACGGTACGGCTTCCAGTGGTTTGTCCTGGCTCTCTGTTGGCATGACGATGATGTGTATTGCCGGTTATGCGATGAGCGCCGCGCCAGTGGTGTGGATCCTGTGCTCCGAAATTCAGCCGCTGAAATGCCGCGATTTTGGTATTACCTGTTCGACCACTATGAACTGGGTGTCGAACATGATTATCGGCGCGACCTTCCTGACTCTGCTCGATAGCATCGGCGCGGCAGGTACGTTCTGGCTCTACACTGCGCTGAACATTGCGTTTGTTGGCATCACCTTCTGGCTTATTCCGGAAACCAAGAATGTCACGCTGGAACATATCGAACGTAGACTGATGGCTGGTGAGAAATTGAGAAATATCGGTGTCTGA
- the kduD gene encoding 2-dehydro-3-deoxy-D-gluconate 5-dehydrogenase KduD: MILNAFSLEGKVAVVTGCDTGLGQGMALGLAQAGCDIVGINIVEPTETIEQVTALGRRFLSLTADLRKIDGIPALLDRAVAEFGHIDILVNNAGLIRREDALDFSEKDWDDVMNLNIKSVFFMSQAAAKHFIAQGNGGKIINIASMLSFQGGIRVPSYTASKSGVMGVTRLMANEWAKHNINVNAIAPGYMATNNTQQLRADEQRSAEILDRIPAGRWGLPSDLMGPVVFLASSASDYVNGYTIAVDGGWLAR, translated from the coding sequence ATGATTTTAAATGCATTTTCTCTTGAAGGTAAAGTTGCAGTTGTCACCGGTTGTGACACTGGGCTGGGGCAGGGAATGGCGTTGGGTCTGGCGCAAGCGGGCTGTGACATTGTGGGTATCAACATTGTTGAGCCAACTGAGACCATTGAACAGGTCACTGCGCTGGGGCGCCGTTTTTTAAGTCTGACCGCCGATCTGCGTAAGATTGATGGTATTCCAGCACTGCTGGATCGTGCGGTGGCTGAATTTGGGCATATTGATATCCTGGTGAATAACGCCGGATTAATTCGCCGCGAAGATGCTCTCGATTTCAGCGAAAAAGACTGGGACGATGTGATGAATCTGAATATCAAAAGCGTGTTCTTCATGTCCCAGGCGGCGGCGAAGCACTTTATCGCGCAGGGTAATGGCGGCAAGATTATTAATATCGCGTCAATGCTTTCATTCCAGGGCGGGATCCGTGTGCCCTCATATACCGCATCAAAAAGCGGCGTGATGGGTGTGACGCGCCTGATGGCGAACGAATGGGCAAAACACAACATCAACGTTAATGCGATTGCTCCGGGTTATATGGCGACCAACAATACTCAGCAACTGCGGGCTGATGAACAGCGTAGTGCGGAAATTTTGGATCGCATTCCTGCGGGGCGTTGGGGGTTGCCGAGCGATCTGATGGGGCCGGTGGTGTTTCTGGCATCCAGTGCTTCTGACTATGTTAATGGCTACACCATTGCCGTGGATGGCGGCTGGTTAGCACGTTAA
- the kduI gene encoding 5-dehydro-4-deoxy-D-glucuronate isomerase, whose amino-acid sequence MDVRQSIHSAHAKTLDTQGLRNEFLVEKVFVADEYTMVYSHIDRIIVGGIMPVTKTVSVGGEVGKQLGVSYFLERRELGVINIGGTGTITVDGQCYEIGHRDALYVGKGAKEVVFASIDSATPAKFYYNCAPAHTTYPTKKVAPSEVSPVTLGDNLTSNRRTINKYFVPDVLETCQLSMGLTELAPGNLWNTMPCHTHERRMEVYFYFNMDDDACVFHMMGQPQETRHIVMHNEQAVISPSWSIHSGVGTRAYTFIWGMVGENQVFDDMDHVAIKDLR is encoded by the coding sequence GTGGACGTAAGACAAAGCATCCATAGCGCGCACGCGAAAACACTGGATACCCAAGGGCTGCGCAATGAATTTTTGGTTGAAAAGGTATTCGTCGCGGATGAGTACACCATGGTTTACAGCCACATTGACCGTATTATTGTTGGCGGCATTATGCCGGTAACTAAAACGGTTTCCGTTGGCGGGGAGGTTGGTAAGCAACTGGGCGTAAGCTACTTCCTTGAACGTCGCGAGCTAGGGGTTATCAATATTGGCGGAACCGGTACGATTACCGTCGATGGTCAATGCTACGAAATCGGTCACCGCGACGCCCTCTATGTTGGTAAAGGTGCAAAAGAAGTTGTTTTTGCCAGCATTGATAGTGCCACTCCGGCGAAGTTTTATTACAACTGCGCACCTGCTCACACGACGTATCCCACGAAAAAAGTCGCGCCATCTGAAGTGTCTCCGGTTACGCTGGGCGATAATCTCACCAGTAACCGCCGCACGATTAACAAATACTTTGTGCCGGATGTGCTGGAAACCTGCCAGTTGAGTATGGGGCTGACAGAACTGGCACCGGGAAACCTGTGGAATACCATGCCGTGCCACACCCACGAGCGCCGGATGGAAGTTTACTTCTATTTCAACATGGACGATGACGCCTGCGTTTTCCACATGATGGGGCAGCCGCAAGAAACGCGTCACATTGTGATGCATAACGAACAGGCGGTGATTTCCCCAAGCTGGTCTATCCATTCAGGTGTAGGAACCAGGGCTTATACCTTTATCTGGGGCATGGTCGGTGAAAACCAGGTCTTTGATGATATGGACCACGTTGCCATTAAAGATCTGCGCTAG
- a CDS encoding acetyl-CoA C-acetyltransferase: MKDVVIVGALRTPIGCFRGALAGHSAVELGSLVVKALLERTGVAAHAVDEVILGQVLTAGAGQNPARQSAIKGGLPNSVSAITINDVCGSGLKALHLATQAIQCGEADIVIAGGQENMSRAPHVLTDSRTGAQLGDSQLVDSLVHDGLWDAFNDYHIGVTAENLAREYGISRQLQDAYALSSQQKARAAIDAGRFKDEIVPVRTQSNGQLLIVDTDEQPRTDASAEGLASLNPSFDSLGSVTAGNASSINDGAAAVMMMSEAKAHALNLPVLARIRAFASVGVDPALMGIAPVYATRRCLERVGWQLADVDLIEANEAFAAQALSVGKMLEWDERRVNVNGGAIALGHPIGASGCRILVSLVHEMVKRNARKGLATLCIGGGQGVALTIERDD; encoded by the coding sequence ATGAAAGATGTTGTGATTGTCGGTGCGTTACGAACACCTATCGGCTGCTTTCGTGGAGCGTTGGCTGGTCATTCTGCGGTGGAACTAGGCAGCCTGGTCGTGAAAGCATTATTAGAGCGCACCGGCGTTGCTGCACATGCGGTGGATGAAGTGATTCTTGGACAGGTTCTTACTGCCGGGGCAGGGCAGAATCCAGCACGGCAATCGGCCATTAAAGGTGGTCTTCCCAACAGCGTTTCGGCAATTACCATTAATGATGTTTGTGGTTCCGGGCTAAAAGCTCTGCATCTTGCTACTCAGGCGATTCAGTGTGGTGAGGCTGATATTGTTATTGCCGGTGGTCAGGAAAATATGAGTCGTGCGCCACATGTTTTGACTGATAGCCGCACCGGAGCACAGCTTGGCGATAGCCAATTGGTTGATAGCCTGGTGCATGATGGCTTGTGGGATGCATTCAATGATTACCATATTGGTGTCACTGCCGAAAATCTGGCGCGCGAATATGGTATCAGTCGTCAATTACAAGATGCCTACGCACTTAGCTCACAACAGAAAGCGCGGGCGGCCATTGATGCCGGACGATTCAAAGATGAGATCGTCCCGGTCAGAACGCAAAGCAATGGGCAGTTACTGATTGTTGATACCGATGAGCAGCCGCGTACCGATGCCAGTGCCGAAGGGCTGGCTAGTTTAAATCCGTCCTTTGATAGTCTCGGTTCTGTTACCGCAGGAAATGCCTCATCCATCAATGATGGCGCGGCTGCGGTAATGATGATGAGCGAAGCCAAAGCACATGCGTTGAATTTACCCGTACTGGCACGTATTCGCGCCTTTGCCAGCGTTGGTGTTGATCCTGCGCTGATGGGCATTGCTCCTGTGTATGCGACTCGCCGTTGCCTGGAGCGTGTAGGCTGGCAGTTGGCTGATGTCGATCTTATTGAGGCTAATGAAGCATTTGCCGCGCAGGCGCTTTCTGTTGGCAAGATGCTTGAATGGGATGAACGCCGGGTCAATGTCAATGGCGGCGCGATTGCATTGGGTCATCCGATTGGCGCCTCTGGCTGTCGCATTTTGGTTTCTTTGGTTCATGAAATGGTGAAACGCAACGCTCGTAAAGGATTGGCTACACTCTGTATTGGTGGTGGTCAGGGCGTGGCATTAACTATTGAGCGTGACGATTAG
- a CDS encoding amino acid permease, whose amino-acid sequence MSKIWSKEETLWSFALYGTAVGAGTLFLPIQLGSAGAVVLFITALVAWPLTYWPHKALCQFILSSKTSAGEGITGAVTHYYGKKIGNLITTLYFIAFFVVVLIYAVAITNSLTEQLAKHMVIDLRIRMLVSLGVVLILNLIFLMGRHATIRVMGFLVFPLIAYFLFLSIYLVGSWQPSLLTTQVEFNQNTLHQIWISIPVMVFAFSHTPIISTFAIDRREKYGEHAMDKCKKIMKVAYLIICVSVLFFVFSCLLSIPSSYIEAAKEEGVTILSALSMLPNAPAWLSISGIIVAVVAMSKSFLGTYFGVIEGATELVKTTLQQAGVKKSRAFNRALSIMLVSLITFIVCCINPNAISMIYAISGPLIAMILFIMPTLSTYLIPALKPWRSIGNLITLIVGILCVSVMFFS is encoded by the coding sequence ATGTCTAAAATTTGGTCAAAAGAAGAAACTCTCTGGAGCTTCGCACTCTACGGCACAGCCGTTGGCGCAGGCACGCTCTTCCTTCCTATTCAATTAGGTTCAGCAGGAGCGGTGGTTCTGTTTATTACTGCACTGGTCGCCTGGCCTTTAACATATTGGCCACATAAAGCCTTATGCCAGTTCATCCTTTCTTCAAAAACATCGGCAGGCGAAGGGATCACTGGCGCGGTAACTCACTACTATGGCAAAAAGATCGGTAATCTGATTACCACTCTGTACTTCATTGCCTTTTTTGTCGTGGTGTTGATATACGCAGTGGCAATCACCAACTCACTCACTGAACAGCTGGCGAAGCATATGGTCATTGATCTACGCATCCGTATGCTGGTGAGTCTTGGCGTTGTGTTAATCCTGAATCTTATTTTTCTGATGGGGCGTCACGCCACAATTCGGGTAATGGGATTTTTGGTTTTCCCGCTGATTGCCTACTTCTTATTTCTTTCCATCTACCTGGTCGGTAGCTGGCAGCCTTCTTTATTAACAACCCAGGTAGAGTTCAATCAGAATACCCTTCACCAGATATGGATATCGATTCCCGTGATGGTTTTCGCCTTTAGCCATACTCCGATTATTTCTACGTTTGCTATCGACAGACGAGAAAAATACGGCGAACACGCTATGGATAAATGCAAAAAAATTATGAAGGTCGCTTATCTCATCATCTGCGTGAGCGTGCTGTTCTTCGTCTTTAGCTGCCTGTTATCAATTCCATCTTCATATATTGAGGCGGCAAAAGAGGAAGGCGTCACCATTTTATCGGCACTATCTATGCTGCCAAATGCCCCTGCGTGGTTGTCAATTTCCGGGATTATTGTCGCGGTAGTTGCCATGTCTAAATCATTTTTAGGCACCTACTTTGGCGTTATTGAAGGTGCGACGGAATTAGTCAAAACCACGTTACAGCAGGCGGGAGTTAAAAAAAGCCGAGCATTTAACCGCGCGCTGTCAATTATGTTGGTATCGCTGATTACTTTCATTGTCTGCTGCATCAACCCTAACGCAATTTCGATGATTTACGCGATCAGTGGTCCGCTCATTGCCATGATTCTTTTTATCATGCCAACACTGTCTACGTATCTCATTCCTGCCCTTAAACCCTGGCGTTCCATCGGAAATCTAATTACGTTGATCGTGGG